In one window of uncultured Acetobacteroides sp. DNA:
- a CDS encoding zinc ABC transporter substrate-binding protein yields the protein MNYRKEFRKATAVLAAIVLIGGFTACSSKSTESNRKTITVSIPPIKYLVDRISGNEFDVNVMVATGACQETYEPTPSQMKDVAKSKLYLGISELEFEQKWLNNIKANNPELKYANLSEGVKMVEGSCSHEECEEHEHHHGGMDPHIWLSPANYKVMATATLNELVTLNPKNKSSYEKNFKSLVASIDSIDAIAKSKLANLKIKKFIIYHPALSYFARDYGLEQISIEQDGKEPAADYMKRLVSQAKEVGIKTIFVQKEFDLSLIKSFAGEVGATIEPINTFAYDWLESTNHIINALYSANQ from the coding sequence ATGAACTATAGAAAAGAATTTAGGAAGGCTACTGCTGTACTGGCTGCAATTGTGCTGATTGGGGGATTTACCGCGTGCAGCAGCAAGTCAACCGAAAGCAATAGGAAGACAATTACCGTAAGCATTCCTCCCATTAAATATTTGGTTGATCGAATTTCGGGAAATGAGTTTGATGTAAACGTGATGGTGGCAACGGGAGCATGCCAGGAAACCTACGAGCCTACGCCATCGCAAATGAAGGATGTGGCAAAGTCGAAGCTATACCTTGGCATTAGCGAGCTGGAGTTTGAGCAGAAATGGCTTAACAACATTAAAGCAAACAACCCTGAGCTGAAGTACGCCAACCTATCGGAAGGTGTCAAAATGGTTGAAGGCTCATGCAGCCATGAGGAGTGCGAGGAGCATGAACATCATCATGGAGGGATGGACCCTCACATCTGGCTATCGCCTGCCAACTACAAGGTAATGGCAACGGCAACGCTTAACGAGCTGGTTACACTGAATCCGAAGAATAAATCAAGCTACGAAAAGAACTTTAAAAGCCTTGTTGCATCAATAGACAGCATCGATGCCATAGCAAAAAGCAAACTGGCTAACCTAAAGATTAAGAAGTTTATCATCTACCATCCGGCGCTAAGCTACTTTGCACGCGACTACGGACTGGAGCAGATATCCATCGAACAGGATGGCAAGGAACCTGCCGCCGACTACATGAAGCGACTTGTATCGCAGGCAAAAGAGGTTGGCATCAAAACGATATTCGTGCAAAAGGAGTTCGACCTAAGCCTAATCAAAAGTTTTGCCGGAGAAGTTGGCGCTACTATCGAACCAATAAATACCTTTGCGTACGATTGGCTTGAAAGCACAAACCATATAATTAACGCACTTTATTCCGCCAACCAATGA
- a CDS encoding ABC transporter ATP-binding protein yields the protein MSEKLVELTDITTGYDGVAAIEHVNLTINEQDYIGIIGPNGGGKTTLLKVILGILPPFSGKIALHGSTDGKRDFIGYLPQVNNIDKKFPITVQEVVLSGIMSRKGIFTQYTKEDKALARELMERTGIEHLRKKVIGELSGGQMQRAFLSRALISKPKLLILDEPNTYVDNKFEGELYELLTKLNEQMAIVIVTHDLGTVSQYVKSIACVNRGLHLHPSNIISQEQLDNYNCPIQLITHGHIPHTVLENHNKK from the coding sequence ATGAGTGAAAAGCTGGTTGAGCTAACCGATATTACCACCGGATACGACGGCGTTGCTGCCATCGAGCACGTTAACCTGACTATTAACGAGCAGGACTACATCGGCATCATCGGTCCGAATGGAGGCGGAAAGACTACGCTGCTTAAGGTAATCTTGGGTATCCTCCCTCCATTTTCTGGCAAGATAGCGCTACATGGATCGACCGATGGCAAGCGCGACTTCATCGGGTATCTTCCACAGGTAAATAACATCGATAAGAAATTTCCTATAACCGTTCAGGAGGTGGTGCTTTCGGGCATCATGTCTAGGAAGGGCATCTTTACCCAATACACCAAGGAGGATAAGGCGCTTGCACGCGAGCTGATGGAGAGAACTGGCATCGAGCATCTCCGAAAAAAGGTAATTGGCGAGCTATCGGGCGGACAGATGCAGCGGGCGTTTCTTAGCCGTGCGCTGATATCGAAGCCGAAGCTGCTGATCCTCGACGAGCCAAACACCTACGTGGATAACAAGTTTGAGGGGGAACTCTACGAGCTGCTCACGAAGCTAAACGAGCAGATGGCCATCGTAATCGTTACGCACGACCTTGGGACGGTGAGCCAGTACGTAAAGTCGATTGCCTGTGTAAACAGAGGGCTACACCTCCACCCATCGAACATCATCAGCCAGGAGCAACTGGACAACTATAACTGTCCGATACAGCTTATCACGCACGGGCATATTCCGCATACCGTTCTCGAAAATCATAATAAGAAGTAA
- the mnmD gene encoding tRNA (5-methylaminomethyl-2-thiouridine)(34)-methyltransferase MnmD: MDFSSDHLQQRVHLVQTSDGSQTLSVDGGVEHYHSTNGAIAEALHVYINAGLAPFLGREVNVFEVGFGTGLNAMLTYQFAVCNGTKVNYTSIERYPLPLELTAKLTYHEQVGLDREKYFNALHSAPWSYKVELDSYFSLQKIEGNLVEYSPSSGIDVVFFDAFAPDLQPQLWALSIFEKIYKAMNEGGVLVTYSSKGFVKNNLRESGFNVKRLPGPKGKRHMILAQK, from the coding sequence ATGGATTTTAGTAGCGACCATTTACAACAACGAGTTCATCTCGTACAAACTTCCGACGGATCTCAAACACTTTCTGTTGATGGTGGAGTTGAGCATTACCACTCAACCAATGGGGCTATAGCCGAAGCGCTTCATGTGTACATAAATGCTGGTCTAGCACCGTTTTTAGGTCGCGAAGTAAATGTCTTTGAGGTTGGTTTTGGTACAGGTCTTAACGCCATGTTGACCTATCAATTTGCAGTATGCAATGGCACTAAGGTAAACTATACGTCAATCGAGCGCTACCCGTTACCTTTGGAACTAACTGCGAAACTAACCTATCATGAACAAGTAGGACTTGATAGAGAAAAATACTTCAACGCGCTACATAGTGCTCCTTGGAGTTACAAGGTTGAACTCGATAGCTATTTTTCACTTCAAAAAATAGAGGGCAATTTAGTTGAGTATAGCCCATCGTCAGGTATTGATGTTGTGTTTTTTGATGCTTTTGCTCCCGATTTGCAGCCTCAACTCTGGGCGTTATCTATCTTCGAGAAAATCTATAAGGCAATGAATGAAGGTGGTGTCCTGGTTACCTATTCATCAAAAGGATTCGTTAAGAATAATTTGAGAGAATCGGGTTTTAATGTTAAGAGATTGCCTGGTCCTAAGGGTAAAAGACATATGATTTTAGCTCAAAAATAA
- a CDS encoding helix-turn-helix transcriptional regulator, translating to MEKKKYTTLEELEDKYVGEAGTPEREQYEFELSMEILGEKLKKMRLERNLTQEQLGKLIGVQKAQISKLENGASSATVATITKVFKALKAKVKLQIEIDDESKIAVS from the coding sequence ATGGAAAAGAAGAAGTACACCACCCTAGAAGAATTGGAGGATAAGTACGTTGGTGAAGCCGGCACCCCCGAAAGAGAGCAATACGAGTTTGAGCTTAGCATGGAGATTCTTGGTGAAAAGCTCAAGAAGATGAGACTGGAAAGGAATCTCACGCAGGAGCAGCTGGGGAAACTTATTGGCGTACAGAAGGCACAAATCTCGAAGCTGGAAAATGGAGCCAGCAGCGCAACGGTTGCAACAATAACCAAAGTTTTTAAAGCATTAAAGGCAAAGGTTAAGCTGCAGATAGAGATCGATGATGAATCGAAGATTGCAGTATCGTAA
- the lpdA gene encoding dihydrolipoyl dehydrogenase — protein MNFDLIVIGSGPGGYVAAIRASQLGMKVAVVERAELGGICLNWGCIPTKALLKSASVYEYAQHAAEYGVVVEGAIKPDFAAIVARSRGVADSMSKGIQFLFKKNKVEVIEGFGKLVAPHQVEVTAADGTVTKVEANHIILATGARSRELANLPIDGEKIIGYRQAMTLAKQPESMVVVGSGAIGSEFAYFYNAIGTKVTLVEFLPNVVPLEDEEVSKQLERSFKKAGIKVMTNSEVLSVDTTGERCSVIIKTKKGEETVEADIVLSAVGIATNLEGLGLEEVGVANERGKVVVDEFYRTNIEDVYAIGDIVAGPALAHVASAEGICCVEKIAGLDVHAIDYSIIPGCTYTTPEVASVGLSEKKAIEAGYEVKVGKFPFTASGKATAAGARDGFVKVIFDAKDGKLLGAHLIGANVTEMVAEMVLAQNLGATGHQIIKAIHPHPTMSEAIMEAAAAAYGEVIHI, from the coding sequence ATGAATTTTGACCTGATAGTTATAGGTAGCGGTCCTGGAGGCTATGTGGCAGCCATCCGCGCGAGCCAGCTGGGCATGAAGGTGGCCGTTGTTGAACGTGCCGAACTTGGTGGCATCTGCCTAAACTGGGGATGTATCCCAACCAAGGCGCTGCTTAAGAGCGCATCGGTGTACGAGTACGCCCAACACGCAGCCGAGTACGGCGTGGTGGTTGAGGGTGCCATCAAACCCGACTTTGCGGCAATCGTAGCCCGCAGTCGTGGCGTGGCCGACAGCATGAGCAAGGGCATTCAGTTCCTTTTCAAAAAGAATAAGGTTGAGGTGATAGAGGGCTTCGGCAAGCTGGTTGCCCCACACCAGGTAGAGGTTACCGCAGCCGATGGCACCGTAACCAAGGTTGAGGCTAACCACATCATCCTGGCAACGGGCGCACGCAGCCGCGAGCTTGCGAACCTGCCCATCGATGGCGAGAAGATCATCGGATACCGTCAGGCGATGACGCTTGCCAAGCAGCCAGAGTCGATGGTGGTGGTAGGTTCGGGCGCCATTGGTAGCGAGTTCGCCTACTTCTACAACGCCATCGGAACAAAGGTGACGCTGGTGGAGTTCCTTCCTAACGTAGTTCCATTGGAGGATGAGGAGGTGTCGAAGCAGCTCGAGCGCTCGTTCAAAAAGGCGGGCATCAAGGTGATGACCAACAGCGAGGTGCTTTCGGTGGATACTACCGGCGAGCGGTGCTCGGTGATCATCAAAACAAAGAAGGGCGAAGAGACCGTTGAGGCCGACATCGTTCTATCGGCAGTGGGTATTGCCACCAACCTCGAAGGCTTGGGCCTTGAGGAGGTAGGCGTGGCCAACGAGCGCGGCAAGGTGGTGGTGGACGAGTTCTACCGCACCAACATCGAGGACGTGTACGCCATTGGCGATATCGTGGCCGGACCAGCCCTTGCCCACGTGGCATCGGCCGAGGGTATCTGCTGCGTGGAGAAGATTGCCGGCTTGGACGTGCATGCGATTGACTATAGCATCATCCCCGGATGTACCTACACCACGCCCGAGGTGGCATCGGTGGGACTATCCGAAAAGAAGGCCATCGAGGCTGGATACGAGGTGAAGGTGGGCAAGTTCCCATTTACGGCTTCGGGCAAGGCGACAGCTGCCGGCGCTAGGGATGGCTTCGTGAAGGTGATCTTCGATGCCAAGGATGGCAAGCTGCTGGGCGCCCACCTGATCGGTGCCAACGTTACCGAGATGGTGGCCGAGATGGTGCTGGCCCAAAACCTGGGGGCTACCGGTCACCAGATTATCAAGGCGATCCACCCCCACCCTACCATGAGCGAGGCTATCATGGAGGCGGCTGCGGCAGCCTACGGTGAGGTGATTCACATCTAG
- a CDS encoding metal ABC transporter permease: MVEFVNDIFEYQFLQNAFIAGLLVSIACGIVGTYIVAKRLVFLSGGITHSSFGGIGIAYYLGLNPIFGAFVFSVLSAMGIEFFADKTKMREDSAIGILWALGTAIGVIFVSMTPGYAPNLMSFLFGGLLGVTKVDLGVMLALDVVLLLLFILGLRTILYIAFDKEFAISQNASVKLVNYMMMILISVTIVMCIRVVGIILLIALLTIPVVTANIFYKDFKRIMVASIVLGFVGMLVGLYVSFEVNLPSGAAIILAQSVIWLACKGVEFLKKVRRE; encoded by the coding sequence ATGGTAGAGTTTGTAAACGACATATTCGAGTACCAATTCCTGCAGAACGCCTTTATCGCCGGACTGCTGGTGAGCATCGCCTGCGGGATTGTTGGCACCTATATCGTAGCAAAGCGGCTGGTGTTCCTCAGCGGAGGTATCACCCACTCGTCGTTTGGGGGGATTGGGATTGCCTACTACCTAGGGTTGAACCCCATCTTCGGAGCGTTTGTATTCTCGGTGCTTTCGGCAATGGGGATTGAGTTCTTTGCAGATAAAACCAAGATGCGCGAGGATTCGGCCATTGGCATCCTCTGGGCATTGGGAACGGCCATCGGGGTAATATTTGTTTCGATGACGCCAGGCTACGCACCTAACCTGATGAGCTTCCTCTTCGGAGGTCTGCTAGGCGTTACCAAGGTTGACCTTGGGGTGATGCTGGCCCTCGATGTGGTGCTGCTGCTTCTCTTTATTCTGGGACTTCGAACTATCCTATATATAGCCTTCGACAAGGAGTTTGCCATATCGCAAAATGCTTCGGTGAAGCTGGTAAACTACATGATGATGATCCTGATATCGGTTACCATCGTGATGTGCATTCGGGTGGTGGGGATTATCCTGCTGATTGCGCTCCTTACCATTCCTGTTGTTACGGCCAACATCTTCTATAAAGATTTTAAGCGCATAATGGTTGCCTCCATTGTGCTTGGATTTGTGGGGATGCTGGTGGGGCTGTACGTCAGCTTTGAGGTGAACTTGCCTTCGGGGGCGGCTATCATACTTGCACAGTCGGTGATTTGGCTGGCGTGTAAGGGGGTGGAGTTTTTGAAGAAGGTGAGAAGGGAGTAG
- a CDS encoding porin family protein, with protein sequence MKRFIIVPLMLAFTISALGQSSKLTVGVESTTTITSMRGSDPNGIFTSQMGFGSGITASYSILPHLAISTGLGFERKGRKMKDISYMDDEGNKVATNDQRFNFDYLVLPIKASFQTGGKIKGYINGGLFVGYLLKYSEDWDGEDVQPLATNSDFKRIDGGLTVGVGALIPIYKRLILDVGGVENLGLCNIADNSLKTNSVGLLVGLKYSL encoded by the coding sequence ATGAAAAGATTCATAATCGTTCCGCTAATGCTGGCATTTACCATTTCGGCCTTAGGGCAATCGTCGAAGCTAACCGTTGGGGTAGAATCAACCACCACCATCACATCAATGCGCGGTAGCGATCCTAACGGCATCTTTACAAGCCAAATGGGCTTCGGAAGCGGGATCACCGCCAGCTACAGCATTCTTCCGCATCTTGCGATTAGCACAGGACTTGGTTTTGAGAGGAAGGGTAGAAAAATGAAAGATATCTCGTATATGGATGACGAAGGAAATAAAGTAGCAACCAACGATCAGCGCTTCAACTTCGACTACCTCGTACTTCCCATTAAAGCTTCATTTCAGACAGGTGGAAAAATCAAAGGGTACATCAACGGAGGCCTTTTTGTGGGATACCTGCTAAAGTACTCGGAGGATTGGGATGGTGAAGATGTTCAGCCACTAGCTACGAACAGCGACTTTAAGCGAATCGATGGAGGCTTGACGGTGGGGGTTGGAGCTTTAATCCCTATCTATAAAAGGTTAATACTCGACGTTGGGGGTGTGGAGAACTTGGGACTATGCAACATTGCGGACAACAGCCTTAAGACAAACTCGGTAGGGTTGCTTGTAGGTCTTAAGTATTCCTTATAG
- a CDS encoding sigma 54-interacting transcriptional regulator, with amino-acid sequence MAFGLERRQNPHPKIISKDELIEKQSDNEVLIAIAEPTVQALNGYFNEKGTFLVLTDSEGCILKVYGDSQSVKGAAKCFLKPGAFSDEENLGSSSIGITLHEKHPIQLAPKDHFHFFFNEYTSIGAPITNEEGALIAVLSIFFKSESVAPNTINIVQAAALGISTQVRNSQTQQSLEHSNRLLSTIINTLNHGLIAVDANGKVLCHNKTALSELGLNDKELEKRNISDILPQWDLSLPILKRNERIFDEEVVFDNVPNKERYAVNLLPTIIEGEFVGAVILIREMKRVYNIVNKFTGMNARYTFEDIIGESYEMQRVIEYAKIVANSPSTILIDGESGTGKELLAQSIHTYSNRRNAGFVAVNCGALPESLIESELFGYDSGAFTGASKGGKPGKFELANGGTLFLDEVGEMPLDMQVKLLRVIQEGVITRVGGTKNIPVDVRIIAATNKDLKEEIKEGRFRLDLYYRLSVIPLRLPSLRERKEDIPMLINYFLQSKALKLNKDVPEISPEVYRFLLSYSWPGNVRELENFIEKTVNLNGNIVWDVTKDQVKNLPDVGSAPHRGSSSSKVSLTSIDEMEKRMIKEAIKELNSNISQVAKTLGISRNTLYLKMKKYGIDH; translated from the coding sequence ATGGCATTCGGACTTGAACGACGCCAGAATCCTCATCCTAAAATTATTTCGAAAGATGAACTGATAGAAAAGCAATCGGATAACGAGGTGCTAATTGCTATTGCTGAGCCTACAGTACAAGCCCTAAATGGCTACTTCAACGAAAAGGGCACATTTTTGGTGCTAACCGATAGCGAGGGCTGCATCCTAAAGGTTTACGGAGATTCGCAATCGGTAAAAGGAGCAGCGAAGTGCTTCTTAAAGCCAGGTGCTTTTTCCGATGAAGAAAACTTGGGTAGCTCATCAATCGGAATCACATTGCATGAAAAGCACCCAATCCAACTAGCCCCAAAGGATCATTTTCATTTTTTCTTTAACGAATACACAAGCATTGGTGCGCCAATAACAAACGAAGAAGGTGCCCTTATTGCAGTGCTATCGATTTTCTTTAAGAGCGAGAGTGTTGCCCCAAACACCATAAACATTGTACAAGCGGCAGCATTGGGCATTAGTACGCAAGTGAGAAATTCTCAGACGCAGCAAAGCCTAGAACATAGCAACCGACTGCTATCAACCATCATCAACACATTAAATCACGGGCTTATTGCGGTTGATGCTAACGGCAAGGTGCTATGCCACAACAAAACTGCACTATCAGAATTAGGCTTAAACGATAAAGAACTAGAGAAGCGTAATATATCCGACATCCTGCCCCAATGGGATTTGTCATTACCAATCCTAAAACGCAACGAACGGATCTTCGATGAGGAGGTTGTATTCGATAACGTCCCTAACAAAGAGCGCTACGCGGTAAACCTTCTTCCAACTATTATTGAAGGAGAGTTTGTAGGCGCTGTAATTCTAATTAGGGAGATGAAGCGCGTTTACAACATCGTAAACAAGTTTACCGGAATGAACGCGCGCTACACCTTCGAGGATATTATTGGCGAAAGCTACGAGATGCAGCGCGTAATTGAATACGCAAAGATTGTAGCAAACAGCCCATCGACCATACTAATTGATGGAGAAAGCGGAACCGGTAAGGAGCTGCTTGCCCAATCGATACACACCTACTCGAACCGCAGGAACGCTGGATTTGTAGCGGTAAACTGCGGTGCCCTACCCGAATCGCTCATTGAAAGCGAACTTTTTGGATACGATAGCGGCGCTTTTACAGGTGCAAGCAAAGGTGGCAAACCCGGTAAGTTTGAGCTGGCAAATGGTGGTACACTTTTCTTAGACGAGGTTGGCGAAATGCCCCTCGACATGCAGGTGAAGCTGCTACGAGTTATCCAAGAAGGGGTAATAACCCGCGTTGGCGGAACCAAGAACATCCCGGTTGATGTGCGCATTATTGCCGCTACCAACAAGGATTTGAAGGAGGAGATTAAGGAAGGACGATTCCGTTTGGACCTATACTACCGATTAAGCGTAATACCTCTTCGACTACCATCGCTGCGCGAGAGGAAGGAGGACATTCCTATGCTAATCAACTACTTCCTACAGTCGAAGGCGCTGAAGCTGAACAAGGATGTGCCCGAGATATCGCCCGAAGTATACCGTTTCCTGCTAAGCTACAGCTGGCCGGGCAACGTTCGCGAGCTGGAGAACTTCATCGAAAAGACGGTGAACCTGAACGGCAACATCGTTTGGGATGTCACCAAAGATCAGGTAAAGAACCTTCCCGATGTTGGCTCAGCACCTCACAGAGGCAGCTCATCATCAAAAGTTAGCCTTACCTCCATCGATGAAATGGAGAAAAGGATGATTAAGGAGGCGATAAAGGAACTTAACAGCAACATCTCGCAGGTGGCAAAAACACTGGGCATAAGCAGAAACACGCTTTACCTGAAGATGAAGAAGTATGGGATTGACCATTAA
- a CDS encoding sulfatase-like hydrolase/transferase, translating into MNKVGYYRCVFRFVVVGFLIFFLFRILFMLRFGDYSAIASNMEVTWRLLLNAIRFDAQVLAYIFTPISLLMIWLLVSKNDKVPNTFISILKWYIVIVYTLVSLILMLDQQYYLNFKTHYSLVLFDFFKESPLVLTKSIWKEHPVLLFLGCISAIFIGLKYWSDKILSRPTHPNAKRIIAFVIGYFILLPIAIRGSVTTFPLRSEDIYISENREVNDCVPNGVFMLKKAFSEEGKQFELGQPQTILKEEGFSNINEAIATYYNIPVQEAAKKPLEEWIYKVTPPTANARKYNVVFIVVESWSNKLMDYSSQHANLLCSMEKHLKEDILFRHFQSAANGTINTLETITTNTPYQPLFTSKYRYTQLPTSIAEPFNENGYNTEFISGIELSWRNLFEVLPNLKFKRALGKYEILHDYPKATYNNTWGIYDHEMLRCVFDKLKKQRKPNFFLCLTSTSHTPFEFPQGYPLPPLNLTPKDMALYQGEESLVKEYLKGYQYSNKALGDFMTWIKSSPLAANTIVVITGDHNIRMILPYNKPGSDLYENSVPLYIYLPPALKKQVQIDTAKMGSHYDIIPTLAPLVLSKAKYFALGQNLFDARKPREQYYSINEKQTLGGNLLTSKQAQDVARARRAMLKCYFQSLFTEINKPTAKTNL; encoded by the coding sequence ATGAATAAAGTTGGTTACTACCGGTGTGTATTCCGGTTTGTGGTGGTAGGGTTTCTTATCTTTTTCCTATTCAGAATTCTGTTTATGCTTCGATTCGGCGATTACTCGGCCATAGCGAGTAACATGGAGGTAACATGGCGCCTGCTGCTAAACGCCATTCGATTCGATGCTCAGGTTCTGGCCTACATCTTCACGCCCATATCGCTACTTATGATTTGGCTGCTGGTCTCGAAGAACGATAAGGTGCCCAACACCTTTATCTCCATCCTAAAATGGTATATCGTTATCGTATATACGCTGGTATCGCTAATTCTGATGCTCGACCAGCAGTACTACCTCAACTTTAAGACGCACTACAGCCTTGTACTGTTCGACTTCTTTAAGGAGAGCCCCTTGGTGCTAACCAAAAGCATATGGAAGGAGCATCCGGTGCTTCTGTTTTTGGGATGCATTTCAGCCATCTTTATAGGACTAAAGTACTGGTCGGACAAGATACTAAGCCGACCAACCCACCCGAACGCCAAGCGCATCATAGCCTTTGTTATCGGGTACTTTATTCTCCTGCCAATTGCCATTAGGGGGTCTGTAACCACATTCCCGTTACGCTCGGAGGATATATACATATCGGAAAACCGCGAGGTAAACGATTGCGTACCCAACGGCGTGTTTATGCTGAAAAAGGCTTTCAGCGAAGAAGGAAAACAGTTTGAGCTAGGACAGCCCCAGACAATCCTGAAAGAGGAGGGATTTAGCAACATCAACGAGGCAATAGCCACCTACTACAACATCCCGGTGCAGGAAGCGGCAAAAAAGCCACTGGAGGAGTGGATTTACAAGGTAACACCGCCGACCGCTAATGCCCGTAAGTACAACGTGGTATTTATTGTTGTGGAGAGCTGGAGTAACAAACTTATGGACTATAGCAGTCAGCACGCAAATCTGTTATGCTCCATGGAGAAGCATTTGAAGGAGGATATCCTGTTCCGCCACTTCCAATCGGCGGCCAACGGCACCATCAACACGCTAGAGACAATAACCACCAACACCCCCTACCAACCGCTATTCACCTCGAAGTATCGCTATACGCAGCTACCAACATCGATTGCCGAACCCTTCAACGAGAACGGGTATAATACGGAGTTCATTTCGGGAATAGAGCTATCGTGGAGAAACCTTTTTGAGGTGCTCCCCAACCTAAAGTTTAAGCGCGCATTAGGGAAGTACGAAATACTGCACGACTACCCCAAGGCAACATACAATAACACATGGGGAATATACGACCACGAAATGCTTCGGTGCGTTTTCGATAAGCTTAAGAAACAGCGTAAGCCCAACTTTTTTCTGTGCTTAACCTCTACCAGCCACACGCCATTTGAGTTTCCTCAGGGATATCCGCTACCTCCACTAAACCTTACACCCAAGGATATGGCGCTATACCAAGGCGAAGAGAGTTTGGTGAAGGAGTACCTTAAGGGATACCAGTACTCCAACAAAGCATTGGGCGATTTTATGACGTGGATAAAAAGTTCGCCGTTGGCCGCCAACACCATCGTAGTTATAACCGGCGACCATAACATTCGAATGATCTTGCCCTACAACAAGCCAGGCTCCGACCTGTACGAGAATTCGGTGCCGCTATATATATACCTCCCTCCTGCGCTAAAAAAGCAGGTGCAAATCGATACGGCAAAAATGGGATCGCACTACGATATAATCCCAACGCTTGCCCCCCTTGTGCTTAGCAAGGCAAAGTACTTTGCCCTCGGCCAAAATCTCTTCGATGCAAGAAAACCAAGAGAACAATACTACAGCATTAACGAGAAACAGACACTTGGAGGTAATCTACTGACATCGAAACAAGCACAAGATGTAGCACGGGCTCGAAGGGCAATGCTTAAATGCTACTTTCAAAGCCTATTTACAGAAATCAATAAACCGACAGCAAAGACAAACTTATAG
- a CDS encoding type II toxin-antitoxin system RelE/ParE family toxin encodes MEKPIEAIFLPQAERFVDRLDEKSRRKFFQAIRKTKERLIGQWFTKLKDSDGIYEFRIDESGKFYRLFAFWDTKGEKESLIVSTHGIAKKSNKTPKEAILKAEQIKKAYFKEKRLEEERKNRKKQ; translated from the coding sequence ATGGAGAAACCGATTGAAGCCATTTTCCTACCGCAAGCGGAACGTTTCGTGGATAGGCTAGACGAGAAATCGAGGCGCAAGTTCTTTCAGGCAATTCGAAAAACGAAGGAAAGGTTAATTGGCCAATGGTTTACTAAACTGAAGGACAGCGATGGGATCTACGAGTTTCGCATCGACGAAAGCGGTAAATTTTACAGGCTGTTCGCATTTTGGGATACCAAAGGCGAAAAGGAAAGCCTGATAGTAAGCACCCATGGTATAGCCAAGAAATCCAACAAAACACCGAAGGAAGCAATACTAAAGGCCGAACAAATTAAGAAGGCATACTTTAAGGAGAAGAGGCTAGAGGAAGAGCGCAAAAACAGAAAAAAGCAATAA